The sequence ACATGGAGTAGATTAATAAGTCGTAAATATGCCAAGGAAGTAAAGGACTGGGCTCTACTGACTATTAATAGGAATAAAAACAAAGGAAAAAGAAAACAAAGGTATTTGATTAGTTTGTAAATGCAGTTATGATATGCGGAGTAGGGGTGAACATTGTTTGGGGCCGGGGCCGGGATTTGAACCCGGGTTCACGGGCTCCACAGGCCCGCATGCTTTCCAGGCTGCACCACCCCGGCACGGTGTTCCTATTATTCATGCTTTTAAGTTTTTGTCCTTAATATCTCCGTATATTTGGGCATTTTTGGTTTTGCTGTTGCCTTATTGTTTTTGTCCTATTTTTATTGGAGCCTTCTAACGTTTCTCACGTAATATATTGCGTATGTTCCTCATCATTACAATCTATGTAAATATTATCTCTTTGGTGCCTAGTGGTTTTTATCCAACGATGTACCTTTAACATGATCAATAAGTCGCTGCATTTGTACCTTAGTTAAGGATTTAGGAATTTAGGGTTACTGGTTGTCTTGATCGTTTTGCCTTTGTAGAATGGTTTAAATACCCAATTTTGTCCATCGTTTGCGGTATGAATGAGGAGATTCAGGAATACGTGGTTTTGGTAAACTTCCTATTCATAGTAATGACTGCCATATATGTATTGGTGCCTCAGTTAATACTGTTGTTTACTAACTCGGTCGTTGCAGTGGCGATTGGCACGATTGTATGGACGCTGCTTGCTTATACTCTTGTAACGAGGCGTGGGCTCTGGGCATTGATATATGCAAAGGTACATAGTGCCCTAACTGGGATCAAGGTCATTGGCATCACTAGGGTTGAGCGCATGTTATTGGTACCATACGTCATTACCTACGCCATTGATTTACTGCTTTCAGTGCTCATTAGTAATCCATTGGCTAGTATTGCTCTTAGAATCATCTCCGCATCTCCATTGATCATAATGATCATGGAGTTTGCCATAATGCCCCGCTTAATTACCAATAATGGTTTAGAGCAATATTAAGCTGAGTTGCATTTTACCTATTGGTTGCATTCAAAACTATGGTTTGTGATGGACTTCCTTAATAATTCCTCTGTGAGCCTGATGATGCTGCTATTCACGTCATTAATTTCCCTGAGGGAGTTATGCGCGTTGCTCAGCATTTCAATTCCTTCACACACCCTCCTTTTATACGGTCTCTCCCTTATCAATGCCCTATATTTGCTCATTGCCTCCTCACCCTCATTGCGATTACCCACCTTGAATGCCGCAATGGCTAGGCTAAGCCAGGTATATGCATAACCCGGCTCCCTTCTCGCTGATTCCTTGAACAACTTGTACGCTAGTTCATACCTACCTAGCTTAAAGGCGCACCAGCCTCCCCAAAGTAGGTCCTGCGGATCATCATGCCCCAGGTAAAGTTGTAATGCCCTCTCATAGGCACCCAGGGAACCCTCCCTATTCCCTATCGCCTCAAGGCATATGGCTAATCCATGCCATGCACCCGGACTCTCAGGGCAATACGCAAGGTACTCCCTGTATAGTGTCACTCCGTATGAATACTCCATTAGGCATATCGACGCCTCGGCGGCTTCATAAAGTGCCCTGCAGTATTCCGCACTCACCGCACTAGGATACACACCCTATTTAAAAGAATAACCACAACAACATCATCACGACACATCCAGGACGGAAAACACATTACTTGCCCTAACTGCTGTTAATCGTTGTTAATGCATGACGGGAGTCGTTGCTTTCCACGGCATCCCATGGCGGTATGTACCTACTTATTTCATTACCATAAACTACACCCAAAACCTCATTGATCCTCCTCCCCAGCTCATCCATGTTATTGGCTATGATGTTTACATGGCCCATTTTACGCCTTGGCTTGACCTTTGTCTTCCCATACCACCAAACGCTGGTTCCTGGTATCATCAATACCCTCCTGATTAAGTCGTCGCCGTACGGTACACCGAGCATGTTTACGATAGCAGAGGGCTTCAGCAATTCAGTAGGGCCTATGGGCATGCCTAGGATTGCCCTGATGTGGTTCTCGAATTGACTCACAGCCGCACCCATTAACGTCCAATGCCCCGAGTTATGAACACGGGGTGCAAATTCATTAATCAGTACCTCGCCGTTTCTAGTCACGAAGAACTCAACGGTAAGGACGCCTACGTAATCCAGGGTATTGGCAAGCCCTATAGCTAACTCCCTAGCATTATTGGCCGTCTCATCATCGATCCTCGCAGGTGATATACTATAGAGGAGTATTCCGTTGTGGTGGTGATTCTCGGTCACGGGATACGTGAGGACATGGCCGTCACTTGACCTAACGAGTATCACCGACACCTCCCTATGAATGTCCACGAATTCCTCAGCTAATAATGGGAATTCCCTGGGTACCCTATTGGCATCGTCATCATTCATTACGTAGTACTGGCCCTTACCGTCATAGGCACCACGAGGTACCTTAAAGACCACCCTACCGAATCGCCTAATTGCCCTATTCACATCCTCCACATTGTTAATAATCATGAAACTGGGTGTTGGAAAGCCATTGTCCCTAAGGAAGGACTTCTCAATTATCTTATCCTGCTTTAGCCGTATTGTTAATGAACCAGGTCTCAATTTACCATCCTCCTCAGCCATCTTTATGGCGCTTGGGTTAACATGCTCGAATTCAAAGGTAACAATGTCTGACCTATTCACAAGCTCCATCCAGGAATCACCGATGTACCTACCATCCGAGGCACCGAGGGCTGGTGCCTGTGGATCCTCATCGTGAACCAGGAACTTTACCCCTAATTTCCTGCCCTCCAGGATCATCATTAGGCCCAGCTGCCCACCGCCCAGTATGCCCACTACCTTACTCATACCTGAGCACCGTGTTCAATACGTCTCTCTTCATCGAATCCATGAGTTCCACAACCCTTGCCCTGAACTCGGGGTACTTAATGCCCAGTATCCTGGCTGCGAGTAAGGCCGCGTTCTTGGCGTTGCCGATTGCCACGGTGGCCACTGGAGTGCCGTAGGGCATCTGGACTATGGATAGTAATGAGTCGAGGCCATTTAGGTGCTTGCTGGGTATTGGTACCCCTATCACGGGTAATGGTGTTAGTGCCGCCGTCATGCCCGGCAGGTGCGCAGCTCCACCTGCGCCTGCGATTACCACCTCTAAGCCATTATTAATCGCGGATTTCGCGTAATCAAACATTAACTCAGGCGTTCTATGGGCTGACACAACCCTTGCCTCGTTTGGTATGCCCAATTGGTTTAGTAGTTCCACGGCCTCCCTCATCACGTCCCAGTCATTTTTACTGCCCATTATCACGCCCACGAGTGGTTTTGTGCTCATTATGGTTATTGTTTAAAGAAAACTTTTAAAAGTATTTTTTCATTATTAACCGTAGTATGCCCGTGTATTGTTTAAATAAAGAATTAAATGAGGTGCCAACACATGCCCCTCAGCGATAATGAGAGGACCATCATTAGGAAATACCTGGATAGGGAACCAACACAGACCGAGTGGTTGGTGTTTGATGCTGAGTGGAGCGAGCACTGCTCATACAAGAGTAGCAGGAGGTTTCTCAAGCTACTACCCAGCGAGGCACCGCACGTACTTAGGGGACCTGGCCTTGACGCCCCACTAATTCGCGTAGGGAATCTAGTGGTTAGCTTCAAGATAGAGAGCCATAATCATCCATCTGCCGTGGATCCCTACGACGGTGCCGCAACAGGCGTCGGCGGCATAGTGAGGGATATACTGACCACGGGATTAAGGCCCATCGCGTTAATGGACAACCTACACTTCGGCCAATTGAATAATCCCCACGCCCAATGGCTAATGAGAAACGTCATTAGGGGGATCTCGGACTATGGAAATAGGATCGGAGTGCCTGTAGTTGCTGGCGAGGTGTGGTTTGATGAATCGTTCACCACTAACCCAATAGTCCTGGTGACGTGCATCGGTGCTGGTAGGCTGGAGGATGCCGTGATGGGTGAGGCAAGCCCTGGTGATTTAGTCCTGGTGATCGGCAATGACGTGGGCAGGGACGGCATGCTCGGCAGCTCCTTCGCCTCTAAGGTACTGGATAAGTCGAGAGACGAAATAGGCGCTGTGCAGGTGGGTAATCCGCTACTTGAGAAGTTATTGATTGATGCAATAATCGAGTTAAGGAACGGCGGTTTGGTTAGGGCTATTAAGGACGTGGGCGGCGGGGGTTTGGCCACTGCATTGAGTGAACTTGCTGATCAATTTGGCCTTGGTATTGAGATCCACCTGGATAGAATTAGGACAAGGGAGAATATAATGCCTGAGGAGATCCTGGTCTCTGAGTCCCAGGAGAGGGTGGTTATTGTGATAAGTAGAGATAAGTTAAAGGAAGCTGAGGAGGTGCTGAGGAGGTACGGTGTTGGTTATGACGCAATTGGTGCATTAACGGGTAATAACAGGTTTGTGGCTTACTATGGGAATGAGGTGGTTGTTGACTTACCAATAAAGTTCATAACGCATGCACCGGAGACTAATTACGAGTTTAGGGAACCGCAGTACCTAAATGGGTTGAGGGTTATCCCTGAGCTACCCGAGGTGCCGCTCAATGAGGCGCTACTTAGGGTATTGAGTAGTCCCAACATTGCATCGAAGGAACATGTATTCAGTCTGTATGATTATGAGGTTGGTGTTAGGACAGTGATTAAGCCAGGTAGGGCCGGTGCAGCAGTGCTTAGGCTCCTTGATATTGATGGAGGTGATGGTAAGTTGGGAATTGCCGTGAAGGCTGATGCGAACCCGAGGTACTCGTTCCTTGATCCATTCATTGGAGCCGCCAATTCCCTGGCCAAGGCCTATAGGAATGTGGTTGCCGTTGGTGCGGAGCCCCTGGCCGTCGTTGACTCAATAAACGTGGGCAACCCCGAGAAGCCCGATAGGTATTGGTACTTCGTGAACTCAGTAATGGGTCTTGCCTGGATTGCCCGTGAACTCAACATACCAATAGTGGGTGGCAAGGTTAGTTTCTATAATGAGGATTCCAAGGGCAATGTCATTAAGCCCGTGGTTGCCGTGGCCGCGTTAGGCCGGGTGGATGATGTGGATAAGGTTGTAGATGGCGGGCTCGTTGATGGCGGTTCATTAATAGTCATAGGTGATACGGCAATGGACATAGGTGGTTCTGAATATCTTTATGCCGTTCATGGTATTGTCAGGGGCATGCCGCCGAGGCCTAGACCTAGGGATGAGGTTAGGAATTCCAGGGCTGTCCTTAGGTTGATACGGGAGGGCTTGGTGAGGGCCGCCATGGACGTGGGCGTTGGTGGTTTATTAACTACCCTGAGTAAGATGGCTTTGATTAATGGGGTTGGCCTTAGTGTTGATTTGTCTAGGGTGCCCACTGGGGATTGTTACCTTGACCCAACCATGGTTGCCTTCTCAGAAACCAATGCAAGGTACGTAGTGGAGGTTAGTGAGGGTGACCTCGGTGAGGCAATGGGCATTCTCCAGAACCTCAACGTGCCATTTTCTGTGATTGGTAGGTCAAGTGGTAGTGGTATTATCGTTCGTTGGGGCTCCCGGGAATTAATAACATTGAGGCTCGACGACCTGGCAAGTGCCTATTATCCGCAGTGGGGTGACCTGTAGTGTGCGGTATCTGGGCTTACCTGGGTCTCAATGCCGGCGGTAATGCCGCTAAACTGATACCATGGCTGATACATAGGGGTCAGGAGGGCGTCTCGTTCGCATGCCATGTAAACGGCGGGATCCTCAAGCTTAATGATGCATCTACCGTTAAATCAACACTGTGCCTTGGGCATGCTAGGTATAGTACGAGTGGTCCATATGGCGTTGAGCTTCAGCCTATCGTGATTGGCAATGACTTTGCCCTGGTATTTAATGGCACAATAAGTAATTACATTGAATTAATCAAGAGGTTGAGGGATCTTGGTGTCGATATTAGGACAAACTATGATGCCTTGGTTTTGGCTCATTACGTGAGGGAATTACTTACTAGGCTGGGTGTTGATGGTGGCGTCAATGAACTTTTCCGCACACTCCGTGGCGGCTACTCCATAATAATCATTTGGAGAGACTCCTTAATGGTGGTTAGGGATCCCTGGGGCATTAGGCCTCTTGCCATTGGTAGTGATGGTAATGGCATAGCCATAGCGTCGGAGACGGCGGCGCTTGAGGCCTTGGGCATGAATTGGCGTGAGGTGGAGCCTGGTAAGGCCCTGGTACTGCATGGATCAGGCGGGGAGTACTGGGTTGAGGGTCCTAGGGTTAGGAGGGCCCATTGTGCGCTTGAGTACATATACTTCCTAAGGCCTGATTCTCACTTTAATGGTATTAGTGTTTATGATGCTAGGCGGAGGCTTGGCATGGCACTGGCCCGTAAGGAGAAAAACCATGATATTGACCTTGTGACTCCTGTGCCGGAGACCGCTAGGATTGCGGCGGAGGCCTATGCGGAGGGTATTGGTAAGCCAATACATGAGTTGATAATTAAGAATAGGTATGTTGGTCGTGGTTTTATCAAGCCTCCCAGTGAGAGGTCTGTGAATATGTATAATGTGATTAGGGATGTAGTTAGGGGTAGGTCTATAGCCCTTGTTGATGACTCCATTATAAGGGGTGATACCCTCGAGAAAGTTTTGCCTAGGTTCAGGAGGACGGGGGCAAGGTCCATACATGTCAGGGTTTCTTCACCGCCAATCAGGTACCCATGTTTCATGGGCATGGATTTCCCAACGAGGAGTGAGTTAGTGGCCCACGGCAGATCAGTAGATGAGGTTAGGGATCACCTCGGTGCTGATTCCCTGGTTTACTTAACGGTTGACGAACTCATGGATGCCATAGGAACCACCGAGCTTTGTACTGCGTGCTTCACTGGTAATTATCCATTCAATATCAACATTGACGAGACAGAGAAGGCATTCTCTGGGGATAGGGTATGGGAGTCTCAGGCTTTGTAGGCGTGATTTCCTTCCACGAAGGGTGGGACGTGAGCAAGATACTTAGGTATGCACTACCTGTGCTTAGGCACAGGGGTAATGATACTGCCTGGGCTGCCCTACTAAGCAGTGATAGTAGGTTCGTTATACAGGAAGTTAAGGAGGACAGCAATATCCCAAGTGGTTGGGCAGGGCTTCTGTGTCTATACACCAATGAGGCATCAAGGGGCCTTGTTAAGTGCGGTAATACCGATATTGCCTATTGCGTCGAGGGCGTTGTAGTGAAACCCACGGAGGTATGCAAGTTGGTTAACGGTGATGGCGAGGCCCCTGCCTACACGTCCCTCGTGGCCTTGACCAGCTACGGTGAGTTAATAGCCTATCGACCCGTCACTGGATTGAGGAACCTAGTCCTCGGTGCCTACGGCTTCGACCTAGCCATGATATCCAACGAGAGTTCCGCCATAAATGCACTGGGTGGTGAAGTAAGGCTCTTTGTCGAACCTGGATCCATAGTAAAAGCCAGTAAGTTAAACCTATCGATAGGTAGGTTCACGGACAATACCCGCAGTAAACTATGTGTCATGGAGTTCATATACCTATCGAGGCCTGATTCCGAGGTAGATGGGCACCCTGTCTATGAATTTAGGAAGGCGTTGGCTAGGAGACTGGCCCTTAGGTTGATGAATAGGGTTGATGCAGATCTCGTTATCGGAATGCCCGAGACCGGTATAATTTATGGAATTAAGGCCGCTGAGACCCTGAGGAAGCCCTTTGAGTATGCTCTTCTTAATATCGAGAGACGCAGATCGGCGCTGAGAGACGACTTACTGGACAAGGTATCCTCCGTGCACCTAAAGCTCAGTCCAGTAATTAGTGCGATTAGAGGCAGGAGAATTCTATTGGTTGATGATTCGTTACTTACGGGAATATCCATTAAGGAGGCATCACAGGTGCTTAGGCACAGGGCTGGGGCTAGGGAGGTCCACGTCGCCATAGCTAGCCCAAGGATCATTAGAAGTTGTCCCTACGGTATTGACATGCCTCCAGACAATCAACTACTTGCCAATGCCTTCAGTAATTATGCCGATGCCCAGAGGGTTCTTGAGGTTGATTCATTGACGTGGTTGAGCCTTGATGATCTATACGCCACGGCTGATGAGGCAGGCATAGACAGGGATCACCTGTGCACCTATTGTCTCAAGGGTGATAAACATGAGCTGGACCTATGAGAGGGCTGGGGTTAGCCTAGGTAAGCATGAGGAAATGCATGTGATGGCTCACGATGTTATACGTGATGCAGCAAGTAGATTAGGCATTACATTGATGGAGGGTGGCTTCACTAGGTCTATGCAGCTTGACAATCATGAAATAACACTGCACACTGATGGTGTCGGTACTAAGTCCATGATTGCGTGGACCACGGGCAGATTGGAGGTGCTTGGTTGGGATTGCGTTATTGGTAATGTTAATGACATAGCCTGTGACGGCTTTACACCCATTGCACTTACTGACTATATAGCCATATCCGGTAATGATGCGGATGCCGTACGCAAAGTCCTCAGTGGTATTAGGGACGCAGCCCTAGCGGTTAAGGCTGCCCTCTTGGGTGGTGAGACGGCCATAATGCCTGACCTGGTCAATGGAATTGACGTATCATGCACAGTACTCGGTATTAAGAACACTGGGAATTATGAAATGACGAAGGCTGGTGATATAGTTATTGGTATTGAGTCCAGTGGGTTGCACATGAATGGGTATACGCTTGCCCGTAAGGTTTTACTGGGCAGGTATGGCCTGGAGGATGAGATTTGCGGTGATAAATTAGTTAACTGGCTTCTAAGGCCCACTGCCTACTATGGGGACTTACTGATTAGACTCTATGGCGGTGGCTTAATTAAATCGGCTGTTCATGTGACCGGTGGAGGCTTCACCAAGATGAGGAGAGCAATTGGTGATTTAGGTGTTGAGCTAGAGGTGCCTGAACCGCCATGTATATTTAAGGTCATTAGGGAGACGGGCAATATTGAGTGGGGCGAGATGTATAGGGTGTTTAATATGGGTATTGGTCTTATGGTGATGACAAGTGAGGAACGCGTGGATGATGCTGTTAGGGTGATCAGGAGTTCGGGCTTTAATTACTGGGTTCTTGGAAGGGTGGTTGATGGTGGCGGGATTAATATTTCAATGAATAATGGTGTTAAGTTACGTGTTTAATGGCACACCGAGTATTTTATTCATTTCCTCATAGGATTTGACTAAGTCCATGGCTGAAGCGCCCTTCCTGAATAATTCCTTATCTAAGTGTCTGCCATTGATTAGTACCCTCATGGTATCGCCGCTTAATTCATCAGCAAGAACCAGGTTATTTGACTTATCAAATCCAAACTCCAGTTTAAAGTCCACGAGCATCAATCCCCTACTCACCATGTAATCGCTTAAAATCTCATTAACCCTTAATGCAATGCTTATTATTTCATTCAATTGCTCCTGACCCGCCAACCCGGCCTCTATTATATCGTCAGTGGTTATTAATGGATCATGAAGTTCGTCACTCTTCAGGTGAAACTCAACGAGGGGTTTGCTGAACTTCGTCATTGGCTTCATTAGGGGCATCCTCTTTAGGAACGAACCATAGGCGTAATTCCTAACAATAACCTCTATCGGTATCATCCTGAGTTCCCTCACCAGTATTTTCCTGTCGCCATCCCAATCAACCAAGTGATTCCTAATGCCATGCCTACCCAGTAATCCCATGAGGAATGCCGTCTGGGCCGCGGCTAACCTACCCTTACCCGGCGCGTGCTCTTTCCTGGCGCCGTCGAATGCCGTGACTTCATCCTTGAATTCCATAACGAGGAACTCATTATCAACCCTGTAAACCCTCTTGGCCTTACCCTCGTAAATTAACTCCCCGGTCCAGTTACTGGCCATACTCAGTAATGATTTCTTCTTGTTATTTAAGGTTTACTTAATTAATTAAATAAATACCCTGGATTATATTGGTAATTTCTTCCTGTATTATTTAATTAATTATTTAAATAATATGTTTAATAATTTAATTGAATAATTTAAGGGAAACAATTATTAAGGCTGTAACGCGATTATTTAATCAACTATGATAAGGAGCAAGGTCCTAATTGTGGGCGATGGCGCCAGGGAGCACGCCCTAGCTGCAAGGCTTAGTTTGAGCGTTCACGAACCAAGGATAAGCGCATTGGTTGTGCATGAAAATCCAGGGATTAGGAGGATCGTTGAGAGGAGCGGCGGTGAGTTAGTGAAGTCTGGACTGGACCCAAGGGGCCTGGTTGAAGCCGTTAATAGGGTTAACCCTGACCTAGTGGTAATTGGACCCGAGGAACCTCAGTTTGCCGGTGTTGCCGATAAGGCCGCTGAACTGGGTATACCAACCTTTGGGGTCCCTAGGTCTTTAGCCATGATAGAGCAGAGCAAGGCCTTCGCAAGAGCCTTAATGTGGAAGTACAGGATACCCGGTAGGATTGCCTTTAGGGCATTTAGGGATATTAACGAGGCGCTTCATTACATATCCAGCGCAGGCTCCGTTGCGATAAAACCAGCCAGACAGAGCGGTGGTAAGGGAGTTAGGGTGTTTTGGGATAGACTGGCCTACCTTAGAGATGGCGTTAATGAGGCTAAGGTATCCCAGGTACTTGCTGTATCCAGGGATATGGCCGCCTACGACGATATTGACGCGCGTATCGTTGTTGAGGAGGCCGTAACAGGCGTCGAGTATACAGTGCAAGTGATAAGTGACGGTAAATCCATTATTGCGTTACCGCCAATTCAGGACAACCCACACGTATTCGATTATGATGTAGGCCCTGAGTGCGGTGGAATGGGCGCCATAGTGGGTCCAGGTTCATCACTACCCTTCCTAACCCAGGAGGAGTATGAGGAAAGCGTAGAAATAACTAGGAAGTCATTGGATGCACTACAGCGTGAGACCGGGCTTAGGTATGTTGGTGTGTTGGGTGGCCAATTCATGCTCACCACATACGGACCGACGCTCATTGAGTACTACAGCAGGTTCGGTGACCCTGAAGTCTTAAACGCATTGGCGATGCTCAATGATGATTTGCTCGAAATAATGGAGGCAACCGTGGATGGCAGATTATCAAGCATAAAGTACTCATTTAAGAGGAGTGCTGTGGCCATTTCAAAGGCCGTGGCACCCATGGGCTACCCACACAATAGGGACTTGGCTCGTGGCAGATCAATAACTATCGATATTGATAGAATAAGGAAGTTGGGTTGTGAGGTTTACTTTGGGTCGGTTATCGAGGAGGACGGACTTTACAAGACCCTGGGCTCAAGGGCAGTGGAGGTTCTAGCCGTGGGTAATACATATAGGGAGACCTATGAAAAAATCGAGAATTGCATAGCCCATATCAAGTCGCCGGATTGGCAACTAATACATAGGCGGGATATAGGGAGCAGGGAATTAATTGAGAGGAGGGTGAAGGAAGCCGAGCGCGTCAGGGCAGTTTATAAGTGGAGGAGGAGTCATGGGCTGGGCAGGGTAAGAATTGACTGGGTACCTGGTGGCGAAATCACCGTATATGACTACACATAAGGGTACGCTACTGGATATGCCGTATCACAATATATTAAGACTCCCTGCTTCATTGCTCCACCTTGCCCCTGGAGTGTTTGCCCCAGAGGTAGAGGGCGAGGCTCTGCAGTTAGGCTGGCTCCTAGTCCCATGCTTTGGGATACTAATGCTCGCGTTCAGGACCCTATAATCAGCAAAACGTCTTGTAATGGATTCCGTATCAGTGCCATTGATGCTCTTAATAGAGTGATTCCTACTTTCCCGGTTAATTTCCATTTTTCCTGAATAGTGAACCGTCGTCAAATATTTATTTGCATAACTCCGCTAATGGCCATCAATGCTTAACAACCCACTATTTACCCATATGATATTTCATGAAATGTTATTAAATGGCGAAAAACTGGTAATACATAGTTAGGCATAGATAACTATAGTAACATTGAGTTATACATTAGTTACTAACTTTACAAGCACAAGTCAAATTAATTCTGTGAAATCATCAAAACCGATGAGCACAGGCAACAATCCCTTTAAACTACTGGATGACATAAGCATGAGATCCTTCCACCTTAAGTACATGTTAGTAGCTGCCATGGGCACCTTCACTGATGGTTACGACCTATCAACATTAGGTGTTGTACTGCCCTATGTGTTAATGAGTTATGGAATATCGAGCCTGAAGTCACCAGCTGGGGTTTTCTGGTCAATATGGCTGAACGCATTACCCGTGTTCGGCTTCTTCATGGGTGCACCACTGTTTGGTTACCTAAGTAAACTAGGTAGAAAGACATTCTACGGGTGGGATGCACTATTGATGGCCGTAGGTGCAGCACTTCAACCCTT is a genomic window of Vulcanisaeta souniana JCM 11219 containing:
- a CDS encoding amidophosphoribosyltransferase, giving the protein MCGIWAYLGLNAGGNAAKLIPWLIHRGQEGVSFACHVNGGILKLNDASTVKSTLCLGHARYSTSGPYGVELQPIVIGNDFALVFNGTISNYIELIKRLRDLGVDIRTNYDALVLAHYVRELLTRLGVDGGVNELFRTLRGGYSIIIIWRDSLMVVRDPWGIRPLAIGSDGNGIAIASETAALEALGMNWREVEPGKALVLHGSGGEYWVEGPRVRRAHCALEYIYFLRPDSHFNGISVYDARRRLGMALARKEKNHDIDLVTPVPETARIAAEAYAEGIGKPIHELIIKNRYVGRGFIKPPSERSVNMYNVIRDVVRGRSIALVDDSIIRGDTLEKVLPRFRRTGARSIHVRVSSPPIRYPCFMGMDFPTRSELVAHGRSVDEVRDHLGADSLVYLTVDELMDAIGTTELCTACFTGNYPFNINIDETEKAFSGDRVWESQAL
- the purE gene encoding 5-(carboxyamino)imidazole ribonucleotide mutase, giving the protein MSTKPLVGVIMGSKNDWDVMREAVELLNQLGIPNEARVVSAHRTPELMFDYAKSAINNGLEVVIAGAGGAAHLPGMTAALTPLPVIGVPIPSKHLNGLDSLLSIVQMPYGTPVATVAIGNAKNAALLAARILGIKYPEFRARVVELMDSMKRDVLNTVLRYE
- a CDS encoding 5-(carboxyamino)imidazole ribonucleotide synthase, coding for MSKVVGILGGGQLGLMMILEGRKLGVKFLVHDEDPQAPALGASDGRYIGDSWMELVNRSDIVTFEFEHVNPSAIKMAEEDGKLRPGSLTIRLKQDKIIEKSFLRDNGFPTPSFMIINNVEDVNRAIRRFGRVVFKVPRGAYDGKGQYYVMNDDDANRVPREFPLLAEEFVDIHREVSVILVRSSDGHVLTYPVTENHHHNGILLYSISPARIDDETANNARELAIGLANTLDYVGVLTVEFFVTRNGEVLINEFAPRVHNSGHWTLMGAAVSQFENHIRAILGMPIGPTELLKPSAIVNMLGVPYGDDLIRRVLMIPGTSVWWYGKTKVKPRRKMGHVNIIANNMDELGRRINEVLGVVYGNEISRYIPPWDAVESNDSRHALTTINSS
- the purC gene encoding phosphoribosylaminoimidazolesuccinocarboxamide synthase; its protein translation is MASNWTGELIYEGKAKRVYRVDNEFLVMEFKDEVTAFDGARKEHAPGKGRLAAAQTAFLMGLLGRHGIRNHLVDWDGDRKILVRELRMIPIEVIVRNYAYGSFLKRMPLMKPMTKFSKPLVEFHLKSDELHDPLITTDDIIEAGLAGQEQLNEIISIALRVNEILSDYMVSRGLMLVDFKLEFGFDKSNNLVLADELSGDTMRVLINGRHLDKELFRKGASAMDLVKSYEEMNKILGVPLNT
- the purM gene encoding phosphoribosylformylglycinamidine cyclo-ligase — translated: MSWTYERAGVSLGKHEEMHVMAHDVIRDAASRLGITLMEGGFTRSMQLDNHEITLHTDGVGTKSMIAWTTGRLEVLGWDCVIGNVNDIACDGFTPIALTDYIAISGNDADAVRKVLSGIRDAALAVKAALLGGETAIMPDLVNGIDVSCTVLGIKNTGNYEMTKAGDIVIGIESSGLHMNGYTLARKVLLGRYGLEDEICGDKLVNWLLRPTAYYGDLLIRLYGGGLIKSAVHVTGGGFTKMRRAIGDLGVELEVPEPPCIFKVIRETGNIEWGEMYRVFNMGIGLMVMTSEERVDDAVRVIRSSGFNYWVLGRVVDGGGINISMNNGVKLRV
- a CDS encoding amidophosphoribosyltransferase, which codes for MSKILRYALPVLRHRGNDTAWAALLSSDSRFVIQEVKEDSNIPSGWAGLLCLYTNEASRGLVKCGNTDIAYCVEGVVVKPTEVCKLVNGDGEAPAYTSLVALTSYGELIAYRPVTGLRNLVLGAYGFDLAMISNESSAINALGGEVRLFVEPGSIVKASKLNLSIGRFTDNTRSKLCVMEFIYLSRPDSEVDGHPVYEFRKALARRLALRLMNRVDADLVIGMPETGIIYGIKAAETLRKPFEYALLNIERRRSALRDDLLDKVSSVHLKLSPVISAIRGRRILLVDDSLLTGISIKEASQVLRHRAGAREVHVAIASPRIIRSCPYGIDMPPDNQLLANAFSNYADAQRVLEVDSLTWLSLDDLYATADEAGIDRDHLCTYCLKGDKHELDL
- the purL gene encoding phosphoribosylformylglycinamidine synthase subunit PurL; amino-acid sequence: MPLSDNERTIIRKYLDREPTQTEWLVFDAEWSEHCSYKSSRRFLKLLPSEAPHVLRGPGLDAPLIRVGNLVVSFKIESHNHPSAVDPYDGAATGVGGIVRDILTTGLRPIALMDNLHFGQLNNPHAQWLMRNVIRGISDYGNRIGVPVVAGEVWFDESFTTNPIVLVTCIGAGRLEDAVMGEASPGDLVLVIGNDVGRDGMLGSSFASKVLDKSRDEIGAVQVGNPLLEKLLIDAIIELRNGGLVRAIKDVGGGGLATALSELADQFGLGIEIHLDRIRTRENIMPEEILVSESQERVVIVISRDKLKEAEEVLRRYGVGYDAIGALTGNNRFVAYYGNEVVVDLPIKFITHAPETNYEFREPQYLNGLRVIPELPEVPLNEALLRVLSSPNIASKEHVFSLYDYEVGVRTVIKPGRAGAAVLRLLDIDGGDGKLGIAVKADANPRYSFLDPFIGAANSLAKAYRNVVAVGAEPLAVVDSINVGNPEKPDRYWYFVNSVMGLAWIARELNIPIVGGKVSFYNEDSKGNVIKPVVAVAALGRVDDVDKVVDGGLVDGGSLIVIGDTAMDIGGSEYLYAVHGIVRGMPPRPRPRDEVRNSRAVLRLIREGLVRAAMDVGVGGLLTTLSKMALINGVGLSVDLSRVPTGDCYLDPTMVAFSETNARYVVEVSEGDLGEAMGILQNLNVPFSVIGRSSGSGIIVRWGSRELITLRLDDLASAYYPQWGDL